The following proteins are encoded in a genomic region of Triticum dicoccoides isolate Atlit2015 ecotype Zavitan chromosome 1B, WEW_v2.0, whole genome shotgun sequence:
- the LOC119349662 gene encoding uncharacterized protein LOC119349662 yields MASPAPAPATAKPIALRRPPVPVRGGFCPARPSMAAAAGRFRVSASASASDVPDFLSSDWLETRKKKPFGPRLNYNAEEAVEYQLEALKYNDKPRPDYGVEVMYRFAGFDPFERSTYFGRQFDLGQFERFRRIFHHSTYRVLLGHKEREILSRLWVEENQFKQRVWVRGARPEEEEIFQFTMVQRVGGSWDGYWLTESLTNNDGDAFSGGVAY; encoded by the exons ATGGCGTCGCCCGCTCCCGCTCCCGCGACCGCCAAGCCCATCGCTCTCCGGCGGCCGCCGGTCCCAGTCCGCGGCGGATTCTGCCCGGCGCGTCCGTCCATGGCTGCGGCGGCAGGCCGGTTCAGAGTCTCGGCCTCCGCTTCCGCCTCGGACGTGCCCGACTTCCTCTCCTCCGACTG GCTTGAAACACGCAAGAAGAAGCCTTTTGGCCCCAGGTTGAAT TATAATGCAGAAGAAGCAGTGGAATACCAACTTGAGGCCTTGAAATACAATGACAAACCCCGCCCGGATTATGGGGTAGAGGTCATGTACCGG TTTGCAGGCTTTGATCCATTTGAAAGGTCAACTTATTTTGGACGACAGTTTGATCTTGGGCAG TTCGAACGTTTCCGGCGGATATTTCACCATTCGACTTACAGAGTGCTGCTTGGCCACAAAGAAAGAGAGATATTAAGCAGACTATGGGTCGAAGAG AACCAGTTTAAGCAGAGAGTCTGGGTCCGAGGAGCTCGCCCGGAGGAAGAGGAAATATTCCAGTTTACAATGGTTCAG AGAGTTGGTGGCTCATGGGATGGTTACTGGCTAACCGAGAGCTTGACCAACAACGACGGGGACGCATTCTCAGGCGGGGTTGCTTATTGA